The DNA segment GAGATTCATCCACCACACATAGAGGAGTGCACAAGGTCGATGAGGTCACCAGGATGCAAGCACAGATTGACGCATTGCAAAAGCAGGTGGGTGATATGAAGGTACATAAGGAGCAGCTATGTGAGATATGCACTGGTAGGCATGACACGACCGCGTATCCTATTGCTCCTACTGAGACACCAGAGCAGGTAGAGTTTGTGGGTAATTGAAATCAAGGAAATTTCAGGGAGCGTTACAATTCGAACTGGAAGAATCACCCGAATTTCAGCTGGAAGAACAACAACCCACCGGGGTTTCAGCCGCGTCAGAGTTTGTTTTAGGACGCAGGAGCAGGATCGAGTTCAGGTGCGACTAACTCGACATTAGAGGAGATGCTAAGGAAGAACCAGGAGACGTTAGCTCAGCAGACTCAGCTGCTTACACAGTTCATCACGCAGGGGGATGCTCGACATCGGGAGACACAGGCAAGGTTCTTGGAGCACGAGACTTACATGAAAAATCAGAGCGCAGCATTCCAAAACCTTGAGAGGACTGTAGGTGCGATGTCAGAGAAGTTGAATCAGAGACCTCCTGGTGGTCTTCCCAGTAGCACTGTTGAGAACCCAAATGCCACCGCGAAAGCCGTTACTACGAGAAGTGGTCGATGAGCTGTAGAGGTCGAGCCGGTAGTCGATGAGGACCCGAAGGTCGACGAGGAGATTGAGATGGAGACACCAGCTGGCAAAGTGCACCCTAGgctgcgcccagcaagtacagcataGTCCAGCGGGTCTCCAGTAGAGAAGAAGGATGCAGAGAAGGAGCCGATGAGGGTGTACAAGCCGACACCCCCTTACCCTGGTAGGTTAGTGAAGGGTAAGGACGCGGAGCAGTATGGTCGTTTCGTGGAGATGCTGAAGAAGCTACATGTGAACATCCCGTTCGTCGAGGCTTTGGCAAAGATGCCGAAGTATGCGAagtttttgaaggatcttcttacGAATAAGAAGAAATTAGAGGATCTGACGACTGTCACCCTGAGCGAGGAGTGTTCTTCCGTCTTGCAGAACAAGCTGCCGAAGAAAGTGTCTGATCCTGGTAGCTTTACCATCCCATGTCTGATTGGGAATCTTACTGTCAGCAATGCGCTTGCTGACCTAGGTGCTAGCATAAACCTCATGCCCTATTCCATATTCGCTAAGCTTGACCTAGGAGAGCCTTCCCCTACGCGCATGAGTATTCAGCTCGCCGATCGATTGGTGAAGTATCCTAGGGGCATCGTGGAGAACATGTTGGTGAAAATCGACAAGTTCGTATTTCCCGTGGACTTTGTCATTCTCGACATGGATGAGGACTCTGAGGTCCCGTTGATCTTAGGTCGTCCATTCCTTGCCACTGCACGAGCAGTCATTGACGTATATGATGGCAAGTTGACTCTTCGTGTCGATAAAGATGAGGTCACTTTTGATATCCAACATTCTATGAGGCACACCCGTCAGCATGATGACACTCTCTACTTTATTGATACTCTTATGTCACATGTGGGTGGCCTTCTCAGCGAGATTTGTGGGAGAGATGCATCTGATACGCATGATGCAAGTATGGATGATCAGGGGAGTGAGGTCACTGAGTTAGATGTTGAGCAGGACCCTCTGTTGCAGGCTACCGAGCCTTCCCCTAGATTCGAGGTGTTTGAGGGCATCGAGGAGAAGGAGATCCCGAAGGAGAGACCGTCTGTTGAGGCACCCCCGCCCCTGGAGTTGAAGGAGTTGCGATCTCATCTGGAGTACGCATTCTTGGGCGAGGGATCTCAGTTACCCATCATCATTTCGGCTGGATTGACggaggaggagaagaagaagCTGATGAGTGTTTTGAGAGAGCATAGGCAGCTATTGCGTGGAAGCTGATGGACATCAAGGGCATTAACCCTTCGTTTTGCACGCACAAGATCTTGATGGAAGAGGAGTTCAGGCCGGTAGCCTCAGAGAAGGCTAAACCCTAATATGTAGGACGTAGTGAAGAAAGAGGTGATTAAGTTGCTGGATGCAGGACTGATTTACCTGATTTCGGACTCTGCATGGGTGAGTCCCGTCCAGGTGGTCCCCAAGAAGGGGGGTATGACAGTGGTCGTCAACGATAGGAATGAGTTGATACCCACCCGGACTGTCACCGGCTGGCGAGTTTGCATAGATTATCGCAGACTCAACGATGCCACGCGCaaggatcactttcctttgccatTCATTGACCAGATGCTGGAGCGACTTTCAGGACAGCAGTTCTATTGCTTTCTCGATGGATTCTCAGGTTATTTCCAGATCCCTATTGCACCAGAGGATCAGGAAAAGACCACATTTACATGCCCTTTTGGCACCTTCGCGTATCGACGCATGCTATTTGGGTTGTGTAACGCTCTAGCCACATTTCAGCGCTGTATGGTGGCGATCTTTCATGAGTTGATCGAGGACTCCATGGAGGTGTTTATGGATGACTTTTCTGTGTTTGGGAGTTCTTTCGATCATTGTCTGCGTAATCTCGAGCGTGTGCTTACTCGATGTGAGGAGACGAACCTGATGCTTaactgggagaagtgtcactcTATGGTTCGAGAGGGGATTGTGCTAGGGCACAAGATTTCACAGGCGGGGCTTGAGGTTGATCAAGCCAAAATTGATGTTATTTCCAAGCTCCCGCCGCCTACTTCTGTGAAGTCGATTCGGAGTTTCTTGGGTCACGCGGGATTCTACCGTCGTTTCATCCgtgacttttcgaagattgctcgcCTGATGACCCAGCTGCTAGAGAAGGATAGGCCATCCGTATTCGACGA comes from the Helianthus annuus cultivar XRQ/B chromosome 4, HanXRQr2.0-SUNRISE, whole genome shotgun sequence genome and includes:
- the LOC110933648 gene encoding uncharacterized protein LOC110933648, whose translation is MRVYKPTPPYPGRLVKGKDAEQYGRFVEMLKKLHVNIPFVEALAKMPKYAKFLKDLLTNKKKLEDLTTVTLSEECSSVLQNKLPKKVSDPGSFTIPCLIGNLTVSNALADLGASINLMPYSIFAKLDLGEPSPTRMSIQLADRLVKYPRGIVENMLVKIDKFVFPVDFVILDMDEDSEVPLILGRPFLATARAVIDVYDGKLTLRVDKDEVTFDIQHSMRHTRQHDDTLYFIDTLMSHVGGLLSEICGRDASDTHDASMDDQGSEVTELDVEQDPLLQATEPSPRFEVFEGIEEKEIPKERPSVEAPPPLELKELRSHLEYAFLGEGSQLPIIISAGLTEEEKKKLMSVLREHRQLLRGS